A window from uncultured Desulfobacter sp. encodes these proteins:
- a CDS encoding DUF4198 domain-containing protein, with amino-acid sequence MLRKLKLASLSLALTALCTGTVYAHSLWVNINESFAHPPGHVITSLGWGHAMPMDDFLMSEAGAIEIEKYSLVSPDNSITPIPLPVIKQENVTESKTGMSIVPGDLGLRKISLTDKTMPGTYQVTAESKATYFTKYLDADGKPKMVTKPMDEIKGAKSFEFSTRYKAVGKSYFGIEHWTQPKLLGYELEILPETDMSNIKAGDLVKFTVTLNGKPLTCDMKGMNYLHMTSNTFGGPDKYMLTAYIMDGKAQIRVPTPGAWMASVTVKKVVSKDNELKNLVNKCRSIYYGSTVSFSAKPK; translated from the coding sequence CCAGCTTATCACTTGCCCTGACAGCGTTGTGTACAGGTACTGTTTACGCACATTCCCTGTGGGTCAACATCAATGAATCCTTTGCCCACCCCCCGGGACATGTCATAACAAGCCTTGGATGGGGACATGCCATGCCCATGGATGATTTTCTGATGTCCGAAGCCGGTGCCATTGAAATTGAAAAATACAGCCTGGTGAGTCCGGACAATTCCATCACCCCGATTCCTTTGCCTGTGATCAAACAGGAAAACGTAACCGAGTCCAAAACAGGAATGAGCATTGTCCCTGGAGATCTGGGCTTAAGAAAAATCTCTTTGACCGATAAAACCATGCCCGGCACCTACCAGGTCACGGCTGAATCCAAGGCCACCTATTTTACCAAATATCTGGATGCCGACGGAAAACCCAAAATGGTCACCAAACCCATGGACGAAATAAAGGGCGCAAAATCCTTTGAATTCAGCACCCGGTACAAGGCCGTGGGCAAATCCTATTTCGGCATTGAACACTGGACCCAGCCAAAACTGCTAGGATATGAACTTGAGATCCTGCCCGAAACCGACATGAGCAACATCAAGGCCGGAGACTTGGTCAAATTTACGGTCACCCTAAACGGTAAACCGTTGACCTGCGATATGAAGGGCATGAATTATCTGCACATGACCTCCAACACCTTCGGCGGTCCGGATAAATACATGCTCACGGCATATATCATGGACGGCAAAGCCCAGATCCGGGTGCCCACACCCGGTGCGTGGATGGCCTCGGTCACGGTGAAAAAAGTCGTCTCCAAGGATAATGAGCTGAAAAATCTGGTTAACAAATGTCGGTCTATCTATTACGGGAGCACCGTATCATTTTCGGCGAAGCCTAAATAA
- a CDS encoding PAS domain S-box protein yields the protein MKKNYIIFFCSLITLVCISAYQYSVFLDNFLRGKMDQMLKVAQISGINMASDFNAFENELSILNSEPFINRILSNKIDTETIRRLKQFFFRNQGLVKKLVFFNDKQIVSTWKTPENHFHFEPVDGTAEDENLNGSTFDASTAQLIVTADTDNPTGLYSALGIKAVLDLKMYTKELFKGFHLGKASWRFLTGSETFLIYADYSESVSGIDIDASKFKKADFQPVLAEINEGFQGTCENTIQFGGKQVKLITAYYPITLMSKQYGIIFSMDKITLLSSLGQIIVITVVISGCLISALIFLFTQINRRNQLINRQLEENQTKLLGDLNARKRVEKQLKQEIIISKSLGQSLRESEEKFRSIGVAAQDAIIMIDNDGLVSFWNDAATQILGYAADEMMSKNFHFIVVPEKYHDNYRKNFAIFQQTGKGRVVGKTLESLARKKSGEVIPVEVSLSAVKIDEKWNAIGILRDITKRKKTETELAEYRENLEALVRKRTKELEEAQKELLDKAMDAGRAQLSAMVLHNIGNAVTPLGVNLDRLRKSKIQQLSHYLRQCYNDLAVNRQDLTSYVNDHPRGIEVAAYMGRLIDDLEHERKKTAGILGNATTAIEYVSEVLSLQRSYAPGSREMKEKVRLNQLVRDALKIQKATISANNIRVVEKLAPELPLFSIEKNKLMQVVINFIKNSCDAIGENPEIVDHRITLSTGFEDRKIYLTIADTGCGVDADNLKGIFEFGISTKGSSGFGLYYCKSFVEANNGVLTLTSPGQNQGATVTMAFSFLK from the coding sequence ATGAAAAAAAATTATATTATTTTTTTTTGCAGCCTGATAACCCTGGTATGTATCAGTGCCTATCAGTATTCTGTTTTTCTGGATAATTTTCTTCGGGGAAAAATGGACCAGATGTTAAAAGTGGCCCAAATCTCCGGAATAAATATGGCTTCTGATTTTAATGCGTTTGAGAATGAACTCTCCATTTTAAACAGCGAACCGTTCATTAACCGGATTCTTTCCAATAAAATCGATACCGAAACCATCCGCAGACTGAAACAGTTTTTTTTCAGAAACCAGGGGCTGGTAAAAAAGCTTGTTTTTTTCAACGATAAGCAAATTGTCTCGACCTGGAAAACACCTGAAAATCATTTTCATTTTGAACCTGTGGACGGTACCGCAGAAGATGAAAATTTAAATGGAAGCACATTTGATGCATCGACGGCCCAGCTAATTGTTACCGCTGATACGGATAACCCTACCGGTCTATACAGTGCATTAGGCATCAAAGCAGTATTGGACCTGAAGATGTACACAAAAGAACTTTTTAAAGGATTTCACCTGGGAAAGGCATCCTGGCGATTTCTTACCGGTTCTGAGACATTCCTGATCTATGCGGATTATTCAGAGTCAGTGTCCGGGATTGATATTGATGCCTCTAAATTTAAAAAAGCCGATTTTCAGCCTGTTTTAGCAGAGATAAACGAGGGGTTCCAGGGAACCTGTGAGAACACGATCCAGTTCGGCGGCAAACAGGTAAAACTGATCACCGCCTATTATCCCATCACCCTGATGTCAAAGCAATACGGCATAATTTTTTCAATGGACAAAATTACGTTACTGTCCAGCCTGGGTCAGATTATTGTCATTACGGTGGTGATCTCCGGCTGTCTTATCAGTGCACTGATATTTTTGTTTACACAGATAAACAGGAGGAATCAGCTGATCAACCGGCAGCTTGAAGAGAATCAGACAAAACTGCTTGGGGATCTTAATGCAAGAAAAAGGGTTGAAAAACAGCTGAAACAAGAAATTATTATAAGTAAGTCGCTTGGGCAAAGCCTTAGAGAGAGTGAAGAAAAGTTTAGAAGCATAGGGGTGGCTGCCCAGGATGCCATCATTATGATCGATAACGACGGTCTTGTCTCATTCTGGAACGATGCCGCAACGCAGATTCTGGGATATGCTGCAGATGAAATGATGTCCAAAAATTTCCATTTTATTGTTGTTCCTGAAAAATACCATGACAATTATAGAAAGAATTTTGCAATTTTTCAACAAACCGGAAAAGGACGCGTCGTTGGAAAGACCTTGGAAAGTTTGGCCAGGAAAAAAAGCGGGGAGGTCATACCGGTAGAAGTTTCCCTTTCGGCGGTAAAAATAGATGAAAAATGGAACGCGATAGGAATTCTCAGGGATATTACGAAGAGAAAGAAGACAGAGACGGAACTGGCTGAATACCGGGAAAACCTTGAAGCGCTTGTTAGAAAAAGGACAAAAGAACTTGAAGAAGCTCAAAAAGAGTTGCTGGATAAGGCCATGGATGCCGGTAGAGCCCAGCTGTCGGCCATGGTTCTTCATAATATCGGAAATGCGGTGACACCGCTGGGCGTAAACTTGGATCGCCTGAGAAAAAGCAAAATACAACAGCTGAGCCATTACCTGCGTCAATGCTACAATGATCTGGCAGTGAATAGGCAGGATCTGACCTCTTACGTCAATGACCATCCCAGGGGAATTGAGGTCGCAGCGTATATGGGCCGGTTGATAGATGATTTAGAACATGAGCGAAAGAAAACAGCCGGGATCCTGGGCAACGCCACCACCGCCATTGAGTACGTGAGTGAAGTGCTCAGCCTCCAGAGAAGCTATGCACCGGGAAGCCGGGAAATGAAGGAAAAGGTGCGACTCAATCAGTTGGTTAGAGATGCCCTGAAAATTCAAAAAGCCACCATTTCCGCCAACAATATCCGTGTGGTGGAAAAGCTTGCACCGGAGCTTCCCCTCTTTTCCATTGAGAAAAATAAGCTCATGCAGGTGGTAATCAATTTTATTAAAAACAGCTGCGACGCCATTGGGGAGAATCCGGAGATTGTAGACCACCGGATTACGCTTTCAACCGGGTTTGAGGACCGGAAAATTTATCTAACGATAGCGGATACCGGCTGTGGTGTGGACGCGGATAATCTAAAAGGTATTTTTGAGTTCGGCATCTCCACCAAAGGATCATCAGGGTTTGGGCTTTATTATTGCAAAAGCTTTGTGGAAGCCAATAACGGGGTGCTTACCCTTACAAGCCCGGGGCAGAATCAGGGGGCAACGGTAACAATGGCGTTTTCGTTTCTTAAGTAA
- a CDS encoding ATP-binding protein, which yields MKENKRILVIDDDETIRETYQSILLPENEPDSLFMGRALFDMPGDDDGAPEFFSNAMESSDGQDLSLSASLDPEKPYGYELTLADQGRRGIAFVETSLQEKNPFAVAFIDMKMPGLNGAETAGKIWALDPRIKIVIVTAYSEYAPEDIIAVTGRDDLFYLRKPFNYEEILQFARALTHTWSLEQKKIELQRALEQSNKELTQVNRGLEQKVHDQASIIVQAEKMASIGLLAAGVAHEINNPLSYVRTNLDTSKKYFTQIVSLMGKYENLATYLGLSTDPKAAQLLNDLTAEKKEKDIDFILSDMGDLIADSLYGVNKIREIVQDLRTFSRVDDAKQNELNLNDALDNTLKMLKTQIKKGTTVTKHFGDIPRIECYPQKISQVLMNILINAIQAIEGPGTIELSTRFVQTGRRVEDRFVEIVVSDTGCGIPQENLKKLFDPFFTTKPVGTGTGLGLSIVYEIITFHGGRIDVSSQLGQGSQFKLLFPVKMKNSALDPGPT from the coding sequence ATGAAAGAGAATAAAAGAATACTGGTCATTGACGACGATGAAACCATCCGGGAGACGTATCAAAGTATACTATTGCCGGAAAATGAGCCGGACAGCCTCTTCATGGGCCGGGCTCTTTTTGATATGCCCGGAGACGATGACGGTGCCCCAGAGTTTTTTTCCAATGCCATGGAATCGTCTGATGGGCAGGATCTCTCTTTATCTGCTTCTTTGGACCCAGAAAAGCCCTATGGATATGAATTAACCCTGGCAGATCAGGGGCGCCGGGGAATTGCATTTGTTGAAACTTCACTTCAGGAAAAAAATCCCTTTGCTGTGGCGTTCATCGATATGAAAATGCCGGGCCTTAATGGGGCTGAAACAGCAGGGAAAATATGGGCCCTTGATCCGCGCATTAAAATCGTCATTGTGACGGCATACAGTGAATACGCCCCCGAGGACATCATTGCTGTGACCGGTCGGGATGACCTCTTTTATCTGAGGAAACCGTTTAATTACGAAGAAATTCTGCAATTTGCCCGGGCGCTCACCCATACCTGGAGCCTGGAGCAAAAAAAAATCGAGCTTCAACGTGCGTTAGAACAATCCAATAAAGAGCTTACACAGGTCAACCGGGGATTGGAGCAGAAAGTCCATGACCAGGCCTCAATAATTGTTCAGGCAGAAAAAATGGCGTCCATCGGACTGCTTGCTGCAGGCGTGGCCCATGAAATTAATAATCCTCTATCTTATGTAAGAACCAATCTGGACACCAGCAAAAAATATTTTACACAGATTGTTTCATTAATGGGAAAATATGAGAATCTTGCGACATATCTTGGGTTATCGACGGATCCGAAGGCCGCCCAACTGTTAAATGACTTGACCGCCGAAAAAAAAGAAAAAGACATTGATTTCATTTTATCAGATATGGGCGATCTTATCGCCGACTCTCTATACGGCGTAAATAAAATCAGAGAAATTGTCCAGGATTTAAGGACTTTTTCCCGGGTGGATGATGCCAAACAAAACGAGCTTAATCTCAACGATGCGTTGGATAATACGTTGAAAATGCTGAAAACCCAGATCAAGAAAGGTACGACGGTAACGAAACACTTTGGTGATATTCCTCGGATTGAATGCTATCCTCAAAAGATCAGTCAGGTTCTTATGAATATTTTGATCAATGCGATTCAAGCCATCGAAGGCCCCGGTACAATAGAATTGTCCACCCGATTTGTTCAAACCGGCAGAAGAGTTGAAGACCGCTTTGTTGAGATCGTTGTTTCGGACACCGGATGCGGCATCCCCCAGGAAAATTTAAAGAAACTGTTTGATCCTTTTTTCACCACCAAACCGGTGGGAACCGGAACCGGTCTTGGACTCAGTATTGTGTATGAAATAATTACATTCCACGGGGGGCGTATTGATGTCTCCAGTCAGCTGGGGCAGGGCAGTCAGTTTAAACTTTTGTTTCCCGTAAAAATGAAAAACAGCGCGCTGGACCCAGGGCCGACCTGA
- a CDS encoding TonB-dependent receptor, which translates to MNLFLRPMIFLGTAILLFSAHLSAMAGQNVDNQSDKSKTLETITVTAQKQEENIQEVSMGITAFSTQGIEDAKIESLSDLSDLVPSLMIFNEGGAGMNTPSMRGVHAPFETMTLSTGLFIDGVPVQSILGFENTFLDIERVEVLRGPQGTLYGKNTEAGVINIITRPPDNNFRTSLSADIGTWLSSENDNRLTQTYSINFSGPIQADTLFVGIAGKFSQKDGIMKNTVTGASPDDREHWFGRAHLRWTPTDQLEVSFISTQLEYDGGGAHMNLGEYGAQSYELPAPRYREVSSNLQSENNASEQSQSLKINYEINDAFELTAVTSRRVYDDEAVNDFDCSSATLMHTNKDNQLSTFSQELRLSYAKVGVKWIAGVYGDKEEMNYDFKTDYGSIVSANDRDIDGNTYAVFTNLTYPLAEYFSLVGGLRYETTQKEFQDHTNGKDADDSWAAITPKFALEYRPLQGTMTYLSVSKGYRAGGFNFQATDSQYYTFDEEELWSYEVGVKNTFFNNRLIVNASIYLMDISDMQVSENVSSLESYVTNAAEATGKGIELEVTAKITAGLTMTVGFGYTHIEFDDFKDTAGDYQGNKSTYSPEYTFNLGAQYRWKNGFYARTDLIGYGDMYFDKANKYKRDAYQIVNAKIGYEAEHFDIYLYGKNIFDKKYDSYGYYGGYYTIYSDPGSVGLQMTYRF; encoded by the coding sequence ATGAACTTGTTTTTAAGACCAATGATCTTTTTGGGCACAGCGATTCTGCTGTTTTCAGCCCATCTCTCAGCCATGGCCGGCCAAAACGTTGACAATCAGTCCGACAAGTCGAAAACACTGGAGACGATAACCGTCACTGCCCAAAAGCAGGAGGAAAATATCCAGGAGGTATCCATGGGGATTACCGCATTCTCAACCCAGGGAATTGAGGATGCGAAAATTGAATCCTTGTCTGATCTGTCTGATCTTGTCCCCAGTTTAATGATCTTTAACGAAGGCGGAGCCGGCATGAATACACCATCCATGAGAGGTGTTCATGCGCCCTTTGAAACAATGACGCTTTCCACCGGACTTTTTATAGACGGTGTTCCGGTTCAGTCGATCCTTGGATTTGAGAATACATTTCTTGATATTGAACGGGTGGAGGTGCTTAGAGGTCCCCAGGGAACTTTGTATGGAAAAAATACGGAAGCCGGTGTCATCAATATCATTACCCGGCCGCCGGACAATAATTTTAGGACGAGCCTGTCCGCCGATATCGGCACATGGCTCTCTTCGGAAAACGACAACCGCTTAACACAAACTTATAGCATCAACTTTAGCGGCCCCATTCAAGCAGATACGTTATTTGTCGGGATTGCCGGAAAGTTTTCCCAAAAAGACGGTATCATGAAAAACACGGTAACCGGAGCGTCCCCTGACGATAGAGAACACTGGTTTGGCAGGGCGCATCTGCGCTGGACTCCGACAGATCAACTGGAAGTCTCTTTTATTTCAACACAACTCGAATATGACGGCGGTGGGGCACATATGAACCTGGGGGAATATGGGGCGCAGTCATACGAATTGCCCGCACCCAGGTATCGCGAGGTCTCTTCTAATTTGCAAAGTGAAAACAATGCGTCTGAACAATCCCAATCCCTTAAAATCAATTATGAGATCAACGATGCATTTGAATTGACCGCAGTGACCTCCAGAAGGGTTTATGATGATGAGGCCGTCAATGACTTCGATTGCAGCAGCGCCACCTTGATGCATACAAATAAAGACAACCAGCTTTCTACATTCTCCCAGGAACTTCGTTTGAGCTATGCCAAGGTCGGCGTGAAGTGGATTGCGGGCGTCTATGGCGATAAAGAGGAGATGAACTATGACTTTAAAACGGATTATGGCAGTATCGTCAGTGCCAATGACAGGGATATCGATGGAAATACCTATGCTGTCTTTACCAATCTGACCTATCCGCTGGCCGAATATTTCAGCCTTGTGGGCGGTCTGCGTTACGAGACAACACAAAAAGAGTTTCAAGATCATACCAATGGAAAAGATGCCGATGATTCATGGGCGGCCATAACTCCCAAGTTTGCCTTGGAATACCGTCCCTTGCAGGGGACCATGACGTACCTGAGCGTATCCAAAGGATATCGCGCCGGCGGATTTAATTTTCAAGCCACAGATTCGCAATACTACACCTTTGATGAAGAGGAGTTGTGGTCTTATGAAGTTGGCGTTAAAAACACCTTTTTCAATAACAGATTGATCGTCAATGCAAGTATTTACCTGATGGATATTTCCGATATGCAGGTATCGGAAAACGTTTCATCCCTTGAATCTTATGTAACAAACGCAGCCGAAGCAACCGGTAAGGGTATTGAGCTGGAGGTTACGGCAAAAATAACCGCCGGCCTGACCATGACGGTCGGTTTCGGCTATACTCACATTGAATTTGACGATTTCAAGGATACCGCCGGAGATTACCAGGGAAACAAAAGTACCTACAGCCCGGAGTACACATTTAATCTCGGTGCCCAATATCGCTGGAAAAACGGCTTTTATGCCCGGACGGATTTGATCGGTTATGGTGACATGTACTTTGATAAAGCCAACAAATACAAACGAGATGCCTATCAAATCGTAAACGCCAAAATCGGATATGAGGCAGAGCATTTTGATATCTATCTCTACGGCAAAAATATTTTTGATAAAAAATACGATTCTTATGGTTACTATGGCGGTTATTACACCATATACAGTGATCCGGGATCTGTCGGCCTTCAGATGACCTACCGTTTTTGA
- a CDS encoding AraC family transcriptional regulator, with product MTACIQMRSDFIYPGAGQLGKFFFEIKGADAMAFLPEILPVAPGLYLCIMTGPATNYPRIDFRVGNAPVTFCLTLSGRFSSTFSSPGGSKQKDHHVGPNTNTIGALQKTWGCMTIDPSLPVRCVELMIDPRLLHRYLPDHLIEDVAGRKQIRFFRGKEFLSHPLDPELRKTALEVLTPPPLNGPALELFYQSRAMILLSRQVELFCQNVGKDNPPSLGPDIRDQLVHAKSILTQDFLDPPTIPVLARRCGLNEFTLKKEFKRTFNTTIFTFVQKLRMEQAWALIREKNHSVSEAANAVGYINVSHFSRAFKKQFSINPGVLKKGGNSVCRAHGYNFQT from the coding sequence ATGACCGCCTGTATTCAGATGAGATCTGATTTTATCTATCCTGGTGCCGGTCAGTTGGGCAAATTTTTTTTTGAAATAAAAGGGGCTGACGCCATGGCGTTTTTACCGGAAATTTTACCGGTGGCCCCCGGGCTTTATTTGTGCATAATGACCGGCCCTGCCACGAACTATCCCCGTATAGATTTCAGGGTAGGCAATGCCCCTGTTACCTTCTGCCTGACCCTCTCAGGGCGCTTTTCCAGTACATTTTCAAGCCCAGGCGGTTCTAAGCAAAAAGATCACCATGTGGGGCCCAACACGAATACCATCGGCGCCCTTCAAAAAACATGGGGCTGCATGACCATTGATCCTTCTCTTCCGGTGCGTTGTGTGGAGTTGATGATTGACCCCCGCCTTTTACACCGTTACCTTCCGGACCATCTCATTGAGGATGTTGCCGGGCGAAAACAGATACGTTTTTTTCGTGGGAAGGAATTTTTATCTCATCCCCTGGACCCGGAATTAAGAAAAACAGCTCTGGAAGTCTTGACTCCGCCACCACTGAATGGACCGGCCCTTGAGTTGTTTTATCAGAGCCGGGCTATGATACTTTTGTCCCGCCAGGTGGAATTGTTCTGTCAAAATGTCGGAAAGGATAATCCCCCTTCTTTAGGGCCTGACATTAGAGATCAGCTGGTCCACGCAAAGTCTATTTTAACGCAAGATTTTCTTGATCCTCCGACCATCCCTGTACTGGCCAGACGCTGCGGTCTCAATGAATTTACCTTGAAAAAAGAGTTTAAACGGACCTTTAATACAACCATTTTTACCTTTGTTCAAAAATTGAGAATGGAACAGGCCTGGGCCCTGATCAGGGAGAAAAACCATTCCGTGTCCGAAGCTGCCAATGCCGTCGGCTATATTAATGTAAGTCATTTTTCAAGGGCCTTTAAAAAGCAGTTCAGCATCAATCCCGGCGTTCTTAAAAAAGGTGGAAATTCGGTCTGTCGTGCCCATGGCTATAATTTTCAAACATAA
- the epmA gene encoding EF-P lysine aminoacylase EpmA produces MNSSQLLKNLKKRSLVMALTRDFFRSMGFMEVETPVRCPSIIPEAHIDPVASQESYLQASPEQCMKRLLARGADKIFQICKCFRQGERGQRHLPELTLLEWYAAHQTYDDLMDQCQGLLRHIAQGLGTPDRMDYQGRTLDLAGTFQRLTVAQAFEDFSDLSLAQAIDTGQFDEIISFDIEPHLGTSRPCFLYDYPLSMASLAAIHPEKPDTAQRFEMYAAGIELANGFTELTDHKLQRKRFEAENELRIRHGKTKLPLPEKFLSDLALMPPAAGIALGMDRLVMLFCDAPDIDQVVAFPPELL; encoded by the coding sequence ATGAACAGTTCACAATTACTGAAAAATTTAAAAAAAAGATCCCTTGTCATGGCGTTGACAAGGGATTTTTTCCGTTCCATGGGCTTTATGGAGGTGGAGACCCCGGTTCGGTGCCCCTCGATCATCCCCGAAGCCCATATAGATCCGGTGGCGTCCCAGGAATCGTATCTGCAAGCTTCCCCGGAGCAGTGTATGAAACGGCTTTTGGCCCGGGGTGCGGACAAAATTTTTCAGATCTGCAAATGCTTTCGCCAGGGTGAGCGCGGCCAGCGGCATTTGCCTGAACTGACACTGCTTGAGTGGTATGCCGCCCACCAGACCTATGACGATCTCATGGACCAATGCCAGGGGCTTTTAAGGCATATTGCACAGGGCCTGGGAACCCCGGACCGTATGGACTACCAGGGCAGAACCCTGGACCTTGCCGGCACTTTCCAGCGGCTGACCGTTGCCCAAGCCTTTGAAGATTTTTCTGATCTCTCTCTGGCGCAGGCCATTGATACCGGGCAGTTTGATGAGATTATCAGTTTTGACATTGAACCCCATTTAGGCACATCCCGGCCGTGTTTCCTCTATGACTATCCTTTGTCCATGGCCAGTCTTGCCGCAATTCATCCTGAAAAACCGGATACGGCCCAAAGATTTGAGATGTATGCGGCTGGTATTGAACTGGCCAACGGATTCACGGAACTTACCGACCACAAGCTTCAGAGAAAGCGGTTTGAAGCGGAAAATGAACTGCGCATTCGACACGGTAAGACAAAGCTGCCGCTGCCTGAAAAGTTTTTATCCGACCTTGCCCTGATGCCTCCCGCAGCGGGCATCGCCCTTGGCATGGACCGCCTGGTGATGCTGTTTTGCGATGCACCGGATATTGACCAGGTTGTTGCTTTCCCGCCCGAGTTGCTTTGA
- a CDS encoding histone deacetylase, translating into MLNAPHKTGLVFFPAFDWAIDPTHPEREERLLYTQDQVTEEGIFDVPEIIEYKPELVTPQDIQRAHFCVPDEQSVTTESHLISAGGAKAIADAVMLKEVKNGFALVRPPGHHAMRVTHGGRGFCHINIEAVMVEYIRTQFNVKRIAVIDTDCHHGDGTNDIFWHDPDVLFISLHQDGRTMYPGTGFPNELGGPNAKGSNLNIPLPPGTSTQGYLYVIENCVLPVIAEFKPDLVVNSAGQDNHYTDPLTNMNFSAQGYARLTSMLKPDIAVLEGGYAIEGALPYVNLGIILAMAGIDYSGVVEPNYDPERLKQSVSTTDKIKQTCDQIMRYWGQRYEMRDAAGEPGQIMTRHREIFYDTDNIFERQKEKIRICRDCGGSFEVDSKATPGNHVLGVHIPINACNACRERGYQFYDQADISKYQRIYLQDRTTDLYEVKQ; encoded by the coding sequence ATGTTAAACGCACCGCATAAAACCGGACTGGTCTTTTTTCCTGCATTTGACTGGGCCATTGACCCCACCCATCCTGAACGAGAAGAGCGGCTTTTATATACTCAGGACCAGGTTACCGAAGAGGGCATTTTTGATGTCCCTGAAATTATAGAGTACAAACCGGAACTTGTAACGCCCCAGGATATACAACGGGCCCATTTCTGTGTGCCTGATGAACAGAGCGTAACCACCGAATCCCATTTGATCTCGGCAGGCGGTGCCAAAGCCATTGCCGATGCCGTGATGTTAAAAGAGGTGAAAAACGGATTTGCCCTGGTCAGACCGCCGGGCCACCATGCCATGCGGGTGACCCATGGCGGCCGGGGATTCTGCCACATCAACATCGAAGCGGTCATGGTGGAATATATTCGTACTCAGTTCAACGTCAAGCGGATTGCCGTCATTGATACGGACTGCCACCACGGGGACGGCACCAACGATATTTTCTGGCATGACCCTGATGTCCTGTTTATCTCCCTGCACCAGGACGGCCGGACCATGTATCCGGGTACAGGCTTTCCCAATGAACTGGGCGGCCCCAATGCCAAGGGGTCCAATTTGAATATTCCGCTCCCCCCGGGTACGTCCACCCAAGGGTATCTCTATGTGATTGAAAATTGTGTGTTGCCGGTAATTGCGGAATTCAAACCGGATCTTGTGGTCAATTCCGCCGGTCAGGACAACCACTACACAGACCCGTTGACCAATATGAATTTTTCGGCCCAGGGGTATGCGCGTCTGACCTCCATGCTCAAACCGGACATTGCCGTGCTTGAGGGGGGGTATGCCATTGAAGGTGCATTGCCCTATGTTAATCTGGGGATTATCCTTGCCATGGCAGGCATTGATTACTCCGGTGTGGTGGAACCCAATTACGATCCGGAAAGGCTCAAACAGTCGGTGAGCACCACGGATAAAATCAAACAGACTTGTGACCAGATTATGCGCTACTGGGGGCAGCGGTATGAAATGAGAGACGCCGCCGGTGAACCCGGACAGATTATGACCCGCCACCGGGAAATTTTTTATGATACGGACAATATTTTTGAGCGCCAGAAAGAAAAAATCCGGATATGCAGGGATTGCGGAGGCAGTTTTGAGGTGGATTCCAAGGCAACGCCGGGAAATCATGTCCTTGGCGTTCATATCCCCATCAATGCCTGCAACGCATGCCGGGAGCGGGGCTATCAATTCTATGATCAGGCAGATATTTCCAAATACCAGCGCATCTATCTCCAGGATCGGACAACGGATTTGTACGAGGTAAAACAATAG